The following are from one region of the Planctomycetaceae bacterium genome:
- a CDS encoding polysaccharide biosynthesis/export family protein — translation MTQDNVPRELRKTSLPVYRIEPPDLLLIEAVNNLRPDFAPIHAGEPLLIQVNRTIPVSREEENVSRQFKQINGIYMIGTDGYVDLGPEYGKVLVAEQPLAEIQRRVEEHMKQVLTKPQVLVTLPMPQNQQYVAGQHLVRMDGTVHLGIYGDVYVTGKTLDEARQAIEQHLSQHIYQPRVNVDILAYNSKKYYVITDGGGAGEQVFPLPSMGNETVLDAIGNIRGLPTVASKGDIWVARPAPGNCRPDQILKVDWNAIAQGGQTATNYQILPGDRIYVKADKFIRFDTAMAKITAPFERILGFTILGNGTVRTLQRGRSAFGSGNSGGF, via the coding sequence ATGACACAGGACAACGTCCCGCGCGAATTGCGGAAGACGTCGCTTCCGGTCTACCGCATCGAGCCGCCGGATTTGCTGCTGATTGAAGCGGTCAACAATCTGCGGCCGGACTTCGCCCCGATTCACGCCGGCGAACCGCTGCTGATTCAGGTGAACCGGACGATTCCCGTCAGTCGCGAGGAAGAAAACGTTTCGCGGCAGTTCAAGCAGATCAACGGCATTTACATGATCGGCACCGATGGTTACGTCGACCTCGGACCGGAATACGGCAAGGTTCTGGTCGCCGAACAGCCGCTTGCGGAAATTCAGCGGCGCGTTGAAGAACACATGAAGCAGGTGCTGACGAAGCCACAGGTGCTGGTCACGCTGCCGATGCCGCAGAATCAGCAGTACGTCGCGGGTCAGCATCTGGTGCGAATGGACGGAACAGTCCACCTGGGGATCTACGGCGACGTGTATGTCACCGGCAAGACTCTGGATGAAGCCCGTCAGGCGATCGAACAGCACCTGTCGCAGCACATCTATCAGCCGCGCGTGAATGTCGACATCCTGGCGTACAACAGCAAGAAGTACTACGTGATCACAGACGGCGGCGGTGCCGGCGAACAGGTCTTTCCTCTGCCGTCGATGGGCAATGAAACCGTGCTGGACGCCATCGGCAACATTCGCGGGCTGCCCACCGTCGCTTCGAAAGGCGACATCTGGGTCGCTCGCCCGGCTCCGGGCAATTGCCGGCCGGATCAGATTCTGAAGGTCGACTGGAATGCGATCGCTCAGGGAGGGCAGACGGCGACGAACTACCAGATTCTTCCCGGCGACCGGATCTACGTGAAAGCTGACAAGTTCATTCGCTTCGATACGGCAATGGCGAAGATCACAGCGCCGTTTGAGCGGATCCTGGGCTTCACGATTCTCGGCAAC
- a CDS encoding MMPL family transporter, whose product MFRFLGHLASRKAPLIIALWVAILAGAVLAAPDWLSVAENGEFAFLPQDSPSRIAEQEFRKAFPEQSLASNVALVLRRETSKVGLQDSDRVFIAEVLIPRLREIVGFPEGRDTLRDDAGDGPVPPDAIVNKLSWYGVNPYVGDLYDSTDGQGSLIVMELRSEFLDQANNALIARVEDFLEELRREPAGSSLAIPRGLDIAFSGSATFGRDMLQAQRESARATERWTIILVVCLLLIIYRAPLLALIPLMTVAVATTITLKLLAIGAQFGLVKLFNGIEPYVTVLVYGAGVDYCLFLIARYREELDGGAAIEEAIAGTLEKIGSALAASAGTSMTGIGMMAFAEFGKFQQAGIAITFGFAVVLLAALSLTPAILRLLGRWAFWPNVPRQDVSHEAGWPARSDSFTRLLQSNWLQQGWHYVGQQLLKRPRKMWLSAVGGLLPFAMIGVVFYGYLSYGLLSELPDSAASVHGAKALQTHFAAGEMAPVDVILSVPGANFAEEKSGPDIDAIEAFTNAIVERKGELGLTTVRSQSAPKGQRDLLPNNGDGLSRANRVTIITGIKTVARNLYLSHVDPTVARIELVFEHDPFSRSSIEEFRGLRTTLPELLPERFKGASLFLKGETANISDLKDVTDRDQIRIDILVLAGVFAILWILLRKPGICAYLMCCVFFSYMAALGFTFFVFWAMDSTGFTGLDWKVPMFLFTILIAVGVDYNIFLMTRITEEQRAHGPVTGIIVALERTGSIISSCGIIMAGTFCSLLSGSLIGMDQLGLALAVGVLLDTFVVRPVLVPSFLILLVEGRLGFASRWAGFPPTTQASQIPT is encoded by the coding sequence ATGTTTCGATTTCTGGGCCATCTTGCCTCGCGAAAAGCGCCGCTGATTATCGCCCTATGGGTTGCGATTCTGGCCGGTGCCGTGCTGGCTGCGCCGGACTGGCTTAGTGTCGCGGAAAACGGTGAGTTTGCGTTTCTGCCGCAGGATTCCCCAAGTCGGATTGCGGAGCAGGAGTTTCGCAAAGCATTCCCGGAACAAAGCCTGGCCAGCAATGTCGCACTGGTACTTCGACGCGAAACGTCAAAGGTCGGACTGCAGGACAGCGACCGCGTGTTCATCGCGGAAGTGTTGATTCCCAGGCTTCGAGAAATTGTCGGCTTCCCTGAAGGCAGGGATACTCTGCGAGACGATGCCGGCGACGGACCCGTGCCGCCTGACGCGATCGTCAACAAGCTAAGCTGGTACGGTGTCAATCCGTATGTCGGCGACCTTTACGACAGCACGGACGGGCAGGGTTCGCTGATCGTGATGGAACTGCGATCGGAGTTTCTCGACCAGGCCAATAACGCCCTGATTGCACGCGTGGAAGACTTCCTGGAGGAACTTCGCCGCGAACCAGCCGGCAGCAGTCTGGCCATTCCCAGAGGACTGGATATCGCGTTCAGCGGTTCGGCGACATTCGGTCGGGACATGCTGCAGGCTCAGCGGGAAAGTGCTCGCGCGACGGAACGCTGGACCATCATTCTGGTCGTATGCCTGCTGCTGATTATCTACCGCGCTCCGCTGCTGGCTTTGATTCCGCTGATGACGGTTGCCGTTGCGACGACAATTACGCTGAAGCTGCTCGCGATCGGTGCTCAGTTCGGCCTGGTGAAACTGTTCAACGGAATCGAACCGTACGTGACCGTGCTGGTCTATGGAGCCGGTGTCGATTATTGCCTGTTCCTGATTGCTCGCTACCGCGAAGAACTGGACGGCGGTGCGGCCATTGAGGAAGCGATCGCCGGAACGCTGGAAAAGATTGGTTCGGCACTTGCCGCCAGCGCCGGAACTTCGATGACCGGCATCGGCATGATGGCGTTTGCGGAGTTCGGCAAGTTTCAGCAGGCCGGGATTGCCATCACATTCGGTTTCGCGGTTGTTTTGCTGGCCGCGCTGTCACTGACACCGGCGATTCTGCGACTTCTGGGCCGCTGGGCGTTCTGGCCGAATGTTCCGCGACAGGACGTCAGTCATGAAGCCGGCTGGCCCGCTCGATCCGATTCGTTCACGCGGCTGCTGCAATCGAACTGGCTGCAGCAGGGCTGGCACTATGTCGGACAGCAACTGCTGAAGCGTCCGCGAAAGATGTGGCTGAGCGCCGTCGGCGGACTTCTGCCGTTCGCCATGATCGGAGTCGTCTTCTATGGCTATCTGAGCTATGGATTGCTGTCGGAACTGCCGGATTCCGCCGCCAGCGTTCACGGTGCGAAGGCGCTGCAGACTCACTTTGCCGCCGGGGAGATGGCTCCCGTTGACGTGATCCTGTCCGTTCCGGGTGCGAACTTCGCGGAGGAAAAAAGCGGTCCGGACATCGACGCCATTGAAGCGTTCACGAATGCAATCGTGGAAAGGAAAGGAGAACTCGGACTCACAACGGTTCGTTCTCAATCCGCTCCAAAAGGCCAGCGAGACCTGCTTCCCAACAACGGCGATGGGTTGAGTCGGGCGAACAGGGTGACAATCATCACGGGCATCAAGACGGTGGCCCGCAATCTGTACCTGAGCCATGTTGATCCTACGGTGGCTCGGATTGAACTGGTGTTCGAGCACGATCCCTTTTCCCGCAGCAGCATCGAGGAGTTTCGCGGCCTGCGAACGACTCTTCCCGAACTGCTGCCGGAGCGTTTCAAAGGCGCGTCGCTGTTCCTGAAAGGTGAAACCGCCAACATCAGTGACCTGAAGGACGTGACCGATCGTGACCAAATTCGCATCGATATCCTGGTACTGGCGGGTGTCTTCGCGATCCTGTGGATCCTGCTTCGAAAGCCAGGCATCTGTGCCTATCTGATGTGTTGCGTGTTCTTCAGCTACATGGCGGCCCTGGGCTTTACGTTTTTCGTTTTCTGGGCGATGGATTCCACCGGGTTCACGGGACTCGACTGGAAGGTTCCCATGTTTCTGTTCACGATCCTGATCGCCGTGGGGGTCGACTACAACATCTTCCTGATGACTCGCATCACCGAAGAACAGCGAGCTCATGGTCCCGTAACGGGGATCATTGTAGCGCTGGAACGCACGGGCAGCATCATCAGCAGTTGCGGCATCATCATGGCAGGAACGTTTTGTTCACTGCTGTCAGGCAGCCTGATCGGCATGGATCAGCTTGGCCTGGCCCTGGCGGTCGGTGTCCTGCTGGACACGTTCGTTGTCCGTCCGGTGCTGGTTCCGTCGTTCCTGATTCTGCTGGTTGAGGGCAGATTGGGGTTCGCAAGCCGCTGGGCAGGATTCCCGCCAACAACGCAGGCTTCCCAAATTCCCACGTGA